A window of Candidatus Bathyarchaeota archaeon genomic DNA:
GCCAAACAACTCCTCGGCAAAACCGTCACGCCAGAGGAAGTCTTCAAAGAAGGCCAATACATCGACATCGCAGGCGTAACCGTCGGCAAAGGCTTCCAAGGTCCAGTTAAACGTTGGGGCGTCACCTGCCTTCAACACAAAGGTCGCAAGACTAAACGCGGCATCGCCACGCTCGGTCCATGGAACCCCCACCACCTCATGTACAGCATTGCACGCGCAGGTCAAACAGGTTATCACCAACGCATCGAATTCAACAAACGTATCCTCAAAATCGGCAAAGACGGCAAAGAAGTCACAGTCAAAGGCGGCTTTGTACGTTACGGCGAAATCAACGGTCCCTACATGATAATCTCAGGAAGCATCCCTGGTGTCGAGAAACGCACCATTCGCCTCCGAGTACCCGCACGTCCACCCACCGAAGCACCTGAATCTGCACCACAAGTAACATATATCTCAGTGGAGTCTCCTCAAGGAAAATAGGTTGAATCGTTATGGCACAGAAAACCGCAGAAATCTTTGACTTACAGGGCAAAGCCACAGGCAAAATCACCCTGCCTGAGGTTTTTTCCACGCCCCTCAGACCAGACGTCATCAAACGTGCAGTCTTAGCCATCCAAAGCAACAGGCTCCAGCCACAAGGCAGAGACCCAATGGCTGGCAAGAAAACCACCGCTGAGTCCCGCGGAACAGGTAGCGCAACCGCAAGAGTTCCCCGCACAAAAGGCAGCGGTAGAGCAGCGTTTGCTCCAAGCACCGTGAAAGGCAGACAGCCTCACCCGCCCAAAGCGGAAAAAATCATCGTAAAGAACATCCCTAAAAAGGAAGCTAAACTCGCCTTGCAATCCGCCATCGCAGCCACAGCTGAGAAAGACGTGGTTGCAGCACGCGGACACAAAGTTGAAGGCGTTGTAGGTTTACCTTTAGTGGTTGATAACGCTTTTGAAGGTTTAACGAAAGCCAAAGAAGTCGAAGAAGCCTTCAGCAGCCTCGGATTCGACGCAGAATTAACCCGCGTCAAAGAAAGCCGCAACATCCGCGCAGGTAAAGGTAAACACCGAGGACGCAAAATGAAGCAAGCCGTCGGTCCACTCATTGTTGTCGTTGACGGAAAGAACCTTATGGCGGCTGCAAGCAACCTTCCAGGCGTAGAAGTAACCACCGTAACTAACCTTAACACTGAAATGCTTGCACCCGGCACGCACCCCGGCAGGTTGACAGTTTGGACTAACGGTGCAATCGAGAAACTATCCACTCTCTATGGAGAAAAGGCATAATGAAACCAGACGAAGTAATTAAGTATCCCCTTATGACGGAATCCGCCAGCGTGATGGTTGAAAAAGACAACAAGCTCCTCTTTGTTGTTAACATGAAAGCTGGCAAAGCAGACATTAAACGCGCAGTGGAAGTTATGTACGAAGTTAAAGTCCAAGATGTAAACGTGCTTATTACTCCACAGGGTGTAAAGAAAGCGTTCGTGAAGCTAAAACCTGAATACCTTGCTTCCGACGTCGCAATCAAACTAGGTATCCTCTAACACAAAGAAGGCTTGACTTATGGGAAAACGTATTCGTGTACAAAGAAGAGGGCGTGGCGGTCAAAACTTCCGCGCCTCAACGCATAAACGTGTTGCTCCAGCAAAGTATCCAGCTATTGCTCCAAAAGAATCCTTTGAAGCAGAACTCACCGGTGTCATTGTTGATTTAGTTCATGATCCAGGAAGAGGTTCTCCGCTTTCGCTGATTGAATTTGACAACGGCTTATCCATTTACAGCATCACTCCTGAAGGCGTTTTCACTGGACAAGAAATCGTCTACGGCGGTAAAGCTCCAGCTGAAATCGGCAACATCCTGCCCTTGGGCAAGATTCCTGAAGGAACCTTAGTCTGCAACCTTGAACTTCGCCCCGGAGACGGCGGCAAAATGGCCCGCAGCTCAGGCGCATACGCCACAGTAGTCGGTCACACTCCGCAAGGCACCATGATTCGTTTACCTTCAGGTAGAACCCGCTACATCGACGACTTCTGCTTAGCAACCGTCGGTGTAATCTCTGCTTCTGGACGCATCGAGAAACCGTTCCTCAAAGCAGGCGAAAAATATCACCTCATGAAAGCCAAAGGCCACAAGTATCCACGCACCAGCGGCCGCAAAATGGTTCCTGCAGTTCACCCATACGGTAGCAGCAAACGCAGCGCCCGCAGAACAACCACAACTTCGCACGGTGCACCTCCAGGACAGAAAGTCGGCTTGATTGCTGCTCGTGGTCCAGGTCAGAAGAAAAAACGTGCAATCAGGGGATAAATTAATAGGAGAAATGTTGTATGCCAAAAGAATTTAGCTACCGTGGACACAGCCTCGAAAGCCTTTCAGCTATGTCTATGGACGAATTCATTAATCTGCTTCCATCACGCCAACGTAGAAGCCTTCAGCGCGGTTTAACCGCTGAGCAACGTATACTGCTAGAGAAGCTTCGCACTGCTAAAGAAGCCAAAGGCGGCAAAGACAGCGGAATCAAAACCCACGTCCGCGACCTCATCGTGCTGCCCGAGATGGTTGGCGCAAAAATCAGCGTGCACAACGGCAAAGAATTCGTAGCCATCGACATAAAGCCTGAAATGATTGGCCACTACCTCGGCGAATTCGCCATAACCAACAAACCTGTTCGGCATGGCACGCCTGGTATCGGTGCATCACGGTCTTCGATGTATGTGCCGCTAAAGTAAACCGTTTTTTCTTCTCTTTTCTATTTTCTTGTTTTTGATACTGCAGAAAACCCTCTATGCACAACAACTACCGGCGGCTTGGGGTTTGGCGTCTGTTTCT
This region includes:
- the rpl4p gene encoding 50S ribosomal protein L4; this translates as MAQKTAEIFDLQGKATGKITLPEVFSTPLRPDVIKRAVLAIQSNRLQPQGRDPMAGKKTTAESRGTGSATARVPRTKGSGRAAFAPSTVKGRQPHPPKAEKIIVKNIPKKEAKLALQSAIAATAEKDVVAARGHKVEGVVGLPLVVDNAFEGLTKAKEVEEAFSSLGFDAELTRVKESRNIRAGKGKHRGRKMKQAVGPLIVVVDGKNLMAAASNLPGVEVTTVTNLNTEMLAPGTHPGRLTVWTNGAIEKLSTLYGEKA
- a CDS encoding 50S ribosomal protein L23; protein product: MKPDEVIKYPLMTESASVMVEKDNKLLFVVNMKAGKADIKRAVEVMYEVKVQDVNVLITPQGVKKAFVKLKPEYLASDVAIKLGIL
- a CDS encoding 50S ribosomal protein L2, translating into MGKRIRVQRRGRGGQNFRASTHKRVAPAKYPAIAPKESFEAELTGVIVDLVHDPGRGSPLSLIEFDNGLSIYSITPEGVFTGQEIVYGGKAPAEIGNILPLGKIPEGTLVCNLELRPGDGGKMARSSGAYATVVGHTPQGTMIRLPSGRTRYIDDFCLATVGVISASGRIEKPFLKAGEKYHLMKAKGHKYPRTSGRKMVPAVHPYGSSKRSARRTTTTSHGAPPGQKVGLIAARGPGQKKKRAIRG
- a CDS encoding 30S ribosomal protein S19, whose product is MPKEFSYRGHSLESLSAMSMDEFINLLPSRQRRSLQRGLTAEQRILLEKLRTAKEAKGGKDSGIKTHVRDLIVLPEMVGAKISVHNGKEFVAIDIKPEMIGHYLGEFAITNKPVRHGTPGIGASRSSMYVPLK